In Mycolicibacterium nivoides, the DNA window TCGGTTTGCGGGAAGGCCTCGAAGCCGCCATCGTGGTGTCGATCCTGGTCGCGTTTCTGGTCAAGTCCGAACGCCGGGACGCCCTCAAATGGGTGTGGCTGGGCGTCGGCGCGGCAATCGCCATGACCGTCACCGTCTTCCTCGTGATCCAGTTCGGCGAGAACACCATCAGCGGACTCGGCGCCGAGGCCATCGCGGGTATCGCCTCACTGATCGCCGTCGTCATCGTCACCACCATGGTGCTGTGGATGAAGCGCGCGTCGGCCTCGATGTCCGGCGAACTGCGCAGCGAGATGTCGCAGGCGCTGCAGACCGGCGGCCCGGCGGTGGCACTGCTTGCCTTCCTGGCGGTGGGCCGTGAAGGCGTGGAGACCGCACTGTTCATGGTCGGCTACGCCGAGGCGGAGACACTCTGGCCGCTGACCGGCCTGATCATCGGCGTGCTGATCGCCGCGGCGATCGCCTACGGCATGTACGCCGGCGCCGTGCGGATCGACCTCGCCAAGTTCTTCAAGTACACCGGGATCTTCCTGATCGTGGTGGCGGCCGGAATCCTCGCCTATGGGATCAAGGCGCTCCAGACCGTGGGCTGGCTGCCCGGGCTCAGCGCCAAGGCCTTCGACATGAGCGGCGCGTTCGACTGGTCTGCCTGGTACGGCGAGATCATCCAGGGCGTCTTCAATATCGACCCCACGCCGACCGTGCTGCAGTTCGGTGCGTGGCTTGCCTACATCGTCGTGGTGTTGGCGCTGTTCCTGAAGCCGGTCCGCGCTGCCGGCGCGGCATCGGCCGGTGCCTCAACTTCCTCCGAGCCGACCGTCGAGCCGGAGACCTCCACCGCATCCGAAAGGTCGACCAAGTGAAGATCACCCCTGCCGCCAAGACCGGATTCGCGGCTACCGCCGCGGTGCTGGCCGGCATCTCGATGACCGCCTGCCAGGCCAAGGAGGCCGACAGCGGCAGCGCGAGCGGCGACGGTGCCCAGAAGGCCGCCCAGATCACCGTCGACGCCTCGGACACCGAGTGCAAGCTGTCGGGGACCACCGCGACGACCGGGCCGAGCACATTCGTCGTGACCAACAACGGCAACAAGGTCACCGAGTTCTACGTCTACGGCGAGGGCGAGCGGGTCATGGGCGAGGTGGAGAACATCTCCCCCGGGCTCAAGCGGCAGCTGATCGTTCAGCTCACCCAGCCGGGTACGTACCAGACCTCGTGCCGGCCCGGCATGGTCGGTGAAGGCATCCGCGGCAATTTCGAGGTCACCGGCGATGCCGTGAAGATCGACACCGAGGGCAAGTTCAAGGAAGCCGCCGACAGCTACAAGCGCTACGTGCTCAGCCAGACCGATGCGCTGATCCCCTCCACCGAGGCATTCGTCGCAGCGGTCAAGGCCAAGGACGTCGCCAAGGCCAAGGATCTGTACCCGACCACACGTACTTACTACGAGCGCATCGAGCCGGTCGCCGAGTCGTTCCCCAACGATCTCGATCCGCGGATCGACCTTCGCGAGGCCGATCTGGAGCCGGGCCAGAAGTGGACCGGGTTCCACGCGCTGGAGAAGCAGTTGTGGGTCACCGGTCTGCAGCCCGACGCCGACGCGCTGGCCGATCAGCTGCTCGCCGACGTGAAGGAGCTCGAGGCCGGCGTGAAGGCGCCGGACTGGACCATCGACTCCACCCAGATCGCCGGCGGCGCCCAGGGCCTGCTCGACGAGATCGCGTCCAGCAAGATCAGCGGCGAAGAGGACATCTTCAGCCACACCGACCTCTGGGATTTCAAGGCCAACGTCGAGGGTTCGCAGACCGCGGTGGCCTCGGTGCGACCGATCCTCGATGAGCGCAACGCCGAACTGGGCAAGCGCGTGGACCAGCGGTTCGCCGACGTGGAGAAGTTGCTGGAAAAGTATCGTGAAGGCGACGGCTTCGTCTCCTACGACAAGGTGACCGAGCCCCAACGCCAGGAACTGTCACGCGCCATCGACGCGCTGAGCAAGGAAGTGAGCCAGGTACAAGGTGTCATCGCCCACCAGTGATTCGGTAGCGGACTCGGGCGTTGCGGCACCGGACGCCCAGCAGCAGCCCTCCGGAATCTCCCGGCGCAAACTGTTCGGCGCCGCCGGGGTCACGGCCGCGGTAGTCGGTGCGGCCGGCGCAGGTGCGCTGGCCGGCCGGGCTTCCGCGGCCAGCACGCCGCACGGTGCCCTGCAGGGGCCGGTCCCATTTCGGGGCGACCGGCAGGCAGGCATCATCACCGAGGCGCAGGACCGGATGCACTTCTGCTCCTTCGACGTCACCACCGACAACCGCGAGGACGTCGTCGCACTGCTCAAGCAGTGGACCCAGATGGCCGAGCGGATGACGCGTGGCGAGGAGACCGAGGCCGGCGGCGCCGTGGACGGCAATCCGTATGCGCCGCCGTCGGACACCGGGGAGGCGCTGGGCCTTCCGGCCTCACAGCTCACCCTGACCATCGGGTTCGGGCCGTCGTTCTTCCGCAAGGACGGCAAGGACCGCTTCGGCATCGCCGACAAGCAGCCGGCCGAGCTCAAGGATCTGCCGAAGTTCCCCAACGAGACCATGGACCCGGCCCGCAGCGGGGGCGACATCTGTGTGCAGGCCTGCGCCAACGATCCGCAGGTCGCAGTCCATGCGATCCGCAACCTGGCCCGCGTCGGGTTCGGCACGGTCGCGGTGCGGTACTCGCAGCTGGGGTTCGGCCGCACCTCGTCGACCACCCGGGACCAGGCCACTCCACGAAACCTGTTCGGGTTCAAGGACGGAACCAACAACCTCAAGTCGGACCAGACGGACCTGCTCGACAAGAACGTCTGGGTGGCCGAGGGTGACGGGCCGGCCTGGCTCACCGGCGGCAGCTACCTGATCACCCGGCGGATCCGGATGCGCATCGAGAACTGGGACCGCACCACGCTTCTGGAGCAGGAACGGGTGATCGGGCGGCAGAAGGGCAGCGGTGCCCCCAACGGATTGCAGCAGGAGTTCGACGAGCTGGATTTCGAGATCACCGACGGCAAGGGCAATCCGAAGATCGACGTGGACGCGCATGTGCGGCTGGCCTCGGCCGAGCACCTGGGCGGCATCGAGATCCTGCGTCGCGGTTACAACTTCACCGACGGCTCAGACGGCTTCGGGCACCTGGACGCCGGATTGTTCTTCATCGCGTTCGTGCGCAGCCCGGAGAAGCAGTTCATCCCGATGCAGCGGGAACTGTCCCGCAAGGATGCGCTCAACGAATACATCACCCACACCGGGACGGCCATCTTCGCCTGCCCGCCCGGGCTACGCGACGGCGATACCTCGGGTTATTGGGGTTCGACTCTGTTCGAGTGAGGCACTGACCCGATGACACGCAACACTCGAATACTGCTGACCGCATTGGCAATCGCGGTGCTGGCCATCGGCGTGCTCGTGTACCAGTCGGTGCGTGATCGCGGCGGGCCGCCACCGGCGGCATCCGTCGAAACCGGCCAGGTGGTACGCGAGAACAGTCACCGGCTGAACTCCGTTCCCGACAGCGACGTGACATTCGTGGAGTTCCTCGACTTCGAGTGCGAAGGTTGTCGCGCGGTGTATCCCTCGATCGAGCAATTGCGATCTGAGTACGGCGACCGGGTGAACTTCGTCATCCGGTACTTCCCGCTCGGCGCTCACTACAACGCCGAACGAGCGGCACGCGCCGTCGAGGCTGCCGCCCAACAGGACAAGCTCGAGGCGATGTACAAGAAGATGTACGACGCCCAGGGCCAGTGGGGCGAGAAGCAGGATCCGGCCGACGAGGTATTCCGGGGCTTCGCAGGAGAACTCGGCCTCGACATGGCGGCATTCGACAAGGCCTACAGCGACCCCGCCACCGCCGCCCGGGTCCAACTGGATGTGGCCGACGGCCGCGCCCTGGGCGTGCAGGGAACGCCGACGTTCTTTCTCAACGGCGAGCGCATCCAGCCACACAGCTATGAAGACCTGGCCGCGGCCTTCGATCAGGCGCTGGCCGAGTAGAGAGCCCGCGCGGCGCGGTTATCCGCCGAGCAGGATCTGGCTGAGCCGGGTGGTCGTTGCGACGCCTTCGTCATAACCCCCCTGCCCGTTGAGCCCGTTCATGATCGCCAGCGTGTATCGCTGTTTGGGACCGGCGAACCCGACCGAGTTGACGACCCAGCCGCCCTGCTCTTGCGACCACCCGTTCTTGTTGCCGGGGGTCATCGACGGTCCGGCGCCCCACACGCCCCACTGCTGTTCCCCGCCGACCCGCTGCATCTCGGCCACCACGGCGGAGGCATCGGCCGGATTCAATTGGGCCAGTGTGTAGTTCATCAACCGGTCGAGATCGTTGGTGGTGGACTTCTGGAAGCCCCAGTACGGGAACACGTCACCGAATCCCGGTTGCGGCCGCAGGTCCGTCATGCCGTAGCGGGGGAAGCCGGCGTTGAATGCCTTGTGGTCGGCTCCGCCATAGCGGCTCCACAGTGAATCGGCCGCATCGTTGTCGGAGTTCCGCAGCATGTTCACCATCAGCTGCCGGTCGTTGCCCGAGAGCCGCAATGCCCCGGCACGTTCCCGGGTCAGCAGGTCGACCACCATCGCCAGCTTGATGGTGGAGGCGGTCCAGATCATGGTGTTCGCATTGGCATTGGCGTAACGCGTGCCCGCTGCGCGATCGCGCAGCACATAGCCGACGGTGCCCGGCCTCGACGCCAGATAGGCGTCTGCCGCCGCGATGCGCGAGCGCAGGTCACAACCTGTGGCGGGACATTCCGCGACGGCCTGCGGTGCGACCATTCCCAGACTGAGGACCAGGACGACGGCGGCGATCCGCAGTACCCGCATCGCCACACCGTAGAGCTCGCCGGCCCGACCCAGCGTCCGCACAGCCGGGCCATGCCGAGCCGAAACCGTGCCGTTGTCTATTCGTGACGGGGTATCGGGCCACTGTTTTCCGCCAGCACCGCTCCGGAACTGGATGTCGTGCTGCATCGGCACACTGCGCCGCGGATTGCAGTCACTATCAAGCAGCAATCCGCGGCCTTGTTGACGACGGGCGCAGTTGCCGACCCCGTCAGCGACTCTGGGGCCATTGCGGACGTGAGGGCAGCTCGGTGGTCAGTCCGATTTGTCCGTGTCATCGACGTCGTCGGCTTCGTCGGCTTCGTCGGCTTCCGCGCGCGCGTCTTCGGCGCTGGAATCTTCGGCTTCGCCGCCGACATCGGCGGAGTCGGCCGATTCCGTGTCGGCGTCGTCGTCCAACTCGTCATCCGCATCGGGCTCAGCCTCAGGCTCGGGCTCGATGAGCGCGCCCGGCCAGTACGCCCGCCATTCGTCTTCGGTGATCGACCCCAGCGGCGTCACGTCGAGTTCCTCTGGAACGTCCTCGCCCCGGCGGCCGGCGGCAACATCGGACTCCACCACCCGCACGGTGTCCATGAACTCCAAAATCGCACTGCGCAAGTCATTCTCGGCATCAGAATCGGCCGAAACCACCACTGAGGTCAGCGCCGCCGGCACCAGGTCGGCGGGCAGCCCGGCCTGGGCCACGCGGGCCAGCACCTTCTGCGCCAACGCCAAAGCCGGCTGCCCGGTGGGCACGTCATCCATCGACGACCCGCGGGCCTTCACCTTCTGCTCCTGGGCCTTGCGCTGCTCCCATTGGGCCAGCTGCTCATCCAGTGAAATCGATTCTCCGGCAAGCACTGCCGGCACGCGATTGCCGAGCTTGCGCACCAAGGAATCGGCGACGTCGTCGATATTGAACGGGTGGACGGGCGCATCCTCGGCGATGCGCGCATGGAACAACACCTGCAGCAGTACATCGCCGAGTTCCTCGCGCAGCTCGTCGGCGTTGCCGCCGCGCACCGCGTCGAACAGTTCGTACGTCTCCTCCAGGAGGTAGCGACGCAACGAATCGTGCGTCTGCTCGCTCTCCCACGGCCCGTCGGTACGCAGCTTGTCCATCATCGCCACGGCGTCCACGAGCCGCTCCCCTGCCTGCGCCTGTTGGGCCGCGATCAAGCGGTCCCCGGCAGCCAGACGGGCCTTGACCGCCGGATGCTCCGGGTCAGAGGACAACAGAACTGGGGCAGCTTCATCCTCCGGCGCGTCAGAGAGCCAAGGCCTCGCCGCGGGCAGCGACCACGGCACCTTGACCGGCATTTCCTCGGTGTACTGCACATCACCGGTGAGCAGGCCGACCGCCTCGACGGGGATCAGTGACGGGCGGCGCGGGTCGACCAATACGACGGTCATCGGGCTGCACCCCCTCACCATTTCGACGAGATTGCTGATCTCGGTTATACCAACACATTGCCGGGCTGCGGCGGACCGCGACGCGCCTGGTCAGCACGGCCAATGCTGCGATTCGCCGGCATCGGGCCGTCCCCACACGGGATGGCCGCCCTGCCCGAAGGCAAGGCGGCCATCATGTCACAAGCCGTGGCTTACGACTCCGGCGGGAACTGGCCCTCCGGGATCACCCAGTGACCCGGTGTCTCATGGAAGAACGGGTTGGCGACCCCGTTCACCGTGGGCATCGTCCTGAGCTGACCAGGCGGGATTCCGAAGAACGGATTCGCAACACCGTTGATGGTCGGCGAATTCGTCAACTGCCCAGGCGCGATGTGTGAGTTCGGCTGGCGGAAGAAATTGTCCACCTCGGGGAACCGCACGGTGGGCACATTCACGTCGGGAACGTTCACGCTCGGCACATTCACGTCGGGAACGTTCACGCTCGGAACATTCACATCAGGAACATTCACATCAGGAACATTCACACTCGGAACATTCACATCAGGAACATTCACACTCGGAACATTCACATCAGGAACATTCACACCCGGCACTGCCGGACCGGGAATCGGAGGCGGCGGGGGCACGTCCGGAAGGGCTTGCGCGAGGCCTGTACCCAGGCCGAACGCGCCGAGGCCCAGTGCACCCGCCATTGATGTGGTTACTGCGAACTTCTTGAAGTTCATGGTCACTCCTTCGCCTTGCGTCACCGCGACGAACCCACCAAACGGCGGCAATCGCGTGATGTTCGGTTTAGGAAATTGCATGACCGCCGAATGGTCGACGACCCTGTCGCCTCTCCTGTGGACGACTGCGCAATACCTTGACCCCCCACATGTATGTCGGATCCCCGCGCCGCAGCGTTAACAGCGCTCGAGCGATTCGACGCGTAGAAGCCCCCAAAAAGCCGCGACTACCAGGCGATTAGTCCGAAGAATCAAGTCCCGCGGTTATGTCGAGGCTGCCCTCGGTTTTCCCGTTCAGCACGAGCACCAGACCGGCCACCCATCGGACAATGTCCAGGTCACGGATCCGCGGTGAGCCGATGCCGTCGCTCTCCCGCGGGATCGGCACCTGGACCACCGAGGTGGTGGCCCGGTAGTGCCCGCCCGGGTACATCCGCTTGAGCCGCAACTGCGCGGAATCGGGAAGCACCACCGGCGACAACTTGATCGTCGACGCCGATACCGCACCGATCTCGGTGATCCCGTACTCCCGGCACAACATCCGGAGCCGGGCCACCGCAACCAGGCGTTGCGCCTCGCGCGGAAGCGGGCCATACCTGTCAACGAGTTCGTCGACGACGGCACGCACCCCGTCTTCATCGGTGGCCGCGGCCAGCCGGCGGTAGCCCTCCAGGCGCAGCCGGTCACTGCCGATGTACTCGGGCGGCAGGTGCGCATCGACCGGAAGGTCGACCCGCACCTCTTTCTGTTCTTGCGGTGTGGCAACGGTTTTCCCGTCGGCCGCGGCGCGGTAGGCCTCCACGGCCTCGCCGACCAGCCGCACGTAGAGATCGAAACCCACGCCGGCCACGTGACCGGACTGCTCGGCGCCCAGTACATTGCCCGCGCCGCGGATCTCCAGGTCCTTCATGGCCACGGCCATGCCCGCACCCAGCTCATTGTTCTGGGCGATGGTGGCCAACCGGTCGTAGGCGGTCTCGGTCAGCGGCGAATTGGGCGGATAGAGCATGTAGGCGTATCCACGCTCGCGGCTTCGTCCCACTCGGCCACGCAGCTGATGCAGCTGCGAGAGCCCGAAGGTATCGGCCCGCTCGACGATCAAGGTGTTGGCGTTGGAGATGTCCAGACCGGTCTCGACGATCGTGGTGCACACCAGGATGTCGTACTCGCGGTTCCAGAAGCCCTCGACGGTCTTCTCCAGCGTCTCCTCGTTCATCTGCCCGTGCGCCACGACGACCCTGGCCTCGGGCACCAGCTGGCGGATCCGGGCCGCGGCCTGGTCGATGGTGCGCACCCGGTTGTGGATGTAG includes these proteins:
- the efeU gene encoding iron uptake transporter permease EfeU → MTAISDVPTSTLAASNITSQVFGSGLIGLREGLEAAIVVSILVAFLVKSERRDALKWVWLGVGAAIAMTVTVFLVIQFGENTISGLGAEAIAGIASLIAVVIVTTMVLWMKRASASMSGELRSEMSQALQTGGPAVALLAFLAVGREGVETALFMVGYAEAETLWPLTGLIIGVLIAAAIAYGMYAGAVRIDLAKFFKYTGIFLIVVAAGILAYGIKALQTVGWLPGLSAKAFDMSGAFDWSAWYGEIIQGVFNIDPTPTVLQFGAWLAYIVVVLALFLKPVRAAGAASAGASTSSEPTVEPETSTASERSTK
- the efeO gene encoding iron uptake system protein EfeO, yielding MKITPAAKTGFAATAAVLAGISMTACQAKEADSGSASGDGAQKAAQITVDASDTECKLSGTTATTGPSTFVVTNNGNKVTEFYVYGEGERVMGEVENISPGLKRQLIVQLTQPGTYQTSCRPGMVGEGIRGNFEVTGDAVKIDTEGKFKEAADSYKRYVLSQTDALIPSTEAFVAAVKAKDVAKAKDLYPTTRTYYERIEPVAESFPNDLDPRIDLREADLEPGQKWTGFHALEKQLWVTGLQPDADALADQLLADVKELEAGVKAPDWTIDSTQIAGGAQGLLDEIASSKISGEEDIFSHTDLWDFKANVEGSQTAVASVRPILDERNAELGKRVDQRFADVEKLLEKYREGDGFVSYDKVTEPQRQELSRAIDALSKEVSQVQGVIAHQ
- the efeB gene encoding iron uptake transporter deferrochelatase/peroxidase subunit; this translates as MSSPTSDSVADSGVAAPDAQQQPSGISRRKLFGAAGVTAAVVGAAGAGALAGRASAASTPHGALQGPVPFRGDRQAGIITEAQDRMHFCSFDVTTDNREDVVALLKQWTQMAERMTRGEETEAGGAVDGNPYAPPSDTGEALGLPASQLTLTIGFGPSFFRKDGKDRFGIADKQPAELKDLPKFPNETMDPARSGGDICVQACANDPQVAVHAIRNLARVGFGTVAVRYSQLGFGRTSSTTRDQATPRNLFGFKDGTNNLKSDQTDLLDKNVWVAEGDGPAWLTGGSYLITRRIRMRIENWDRTTLLEQERVIGRQKGSGAPNGLQQEFDELDFEITDGKGNPKIDVDAHVRLASAEHLGGIEILRRGYNFTDGSDGFGHLDAGLFFIAFVRSPEKQFIPMQRELSRKDALNEYITHTGTAIFACPPGLRDGDTSGYWGSTLFE
- a CDS encoding DsbA family protein, which translates into the protein MTRNTRILLTALAIAVLAIGVLVYQSVRDRGGPPPAASVETGQVVRENSHRLNSVPDSDVTFVEFLDFECEGCRAVYPSIEQLRSEYGDRVNFVIRYFPLGAHYNAERAARAVEAAAQQDKLEAMYKKMYDAQGQWGEKQDPADEVFRGFAGELGLDMAAFDKAYSDPATAARVQLDVADGRALGVQGTPTFFLNGERIQPHSYEDLAAAFDQALAE
- a CDS encoding tat pathway signal sequence — encoded protein: MRVLRIAAVVLVLSLGMVAPQAVAECPATGCDLRSRIAAADAYLASRPGTVGYVLRDRAAGTRYANANANTMIWTASTIKLAMVVDLLTRERAGALRLSGNDRQLMVNMLRNSDNDAADSLWSRYGGADHKAFNAGFPRYGMTDLRPQPGFGDVFPYWGFQKSTTNDLDRLMNYTLAQLNPADASAVVAEMQRVGGEQQWGVWGAGPSMTPGNKNGWSQEQGGWVVNSVGFAGPKQRYTLAIMNGLNGQGGYDEGVATTTRLSQILLGG
- a CDS encoding nucleoside triphosphate pyrophosphohydrolase yields the protein MTVVLVDPRRPSLIPVEAVGLLTGDVQYTEEMPVKVPWSLPAARPWLSDAPEDEAAPVLLSSDPEHPAVKARLAAGDRLIAAQQAQAGERLVDAVAMMDKLRTDGPWESEQTHDSLRRYLLEETYELFDAVRGGNADELREELGDVLLQVLFHARIAEDAPVHPFNIDDVADSLVRKLGNRVPAVLAGESISLDEQLAQWEQRKAQEQKVKARGSSMDDVPTGQPALALAQKVLARVAQAGLPADLVPAALTSVVVSADSDAENDLRSAILEFMDTVRVVESDVAAGRRGEDVPEELDVTPLGSITEDEWRAYWPGALIEPEPEAEPDADDELDDDADTESADSADVGGEAEDSSAEDARAEADEADEADDVDDTDKSD